The following proteins come from a genomic window of Actinomycetota bacterium:
- a CDS encoding DUF1269 domain-containing protein, with translation MSDDLEVGPVDYLVVEFPGDRRTGEAFPILVDLVDRGIIRILDLVFVKKDVDGTVSVVALSDLDGDGELDLAVFEGASSGLLDDGDINDAGTVIEPGSSAGIVVYENTWAAPFVGALRRSGAELVASGRIPAAALLASLDAAEA, from the coding sequence ATGTCCGATGACCTCGAAGTCGGCCCGGTCGACTACCTGGTGGTCGAATTCCCCGGCGACCGGCGTACCGGTGAGGCGTTCCCGATCCTGGTGGACCTCGTCGACCGGGGCATCATCCGCATCCTCGATCTGGTCTTCGTCAAGAAGGACGTCGACGGCACGGTCAGTGTGGTCGCGCTCAGCGACCTCGACGGGGACGGTGAACTCGACCTCGCGGTCTTCGAAGGTGCGTCGTCCGGCCTGCTCGACGACGGCGACATCAACGACGCCGGCACGGTCATCGAGCCTGGCAGTTCGGCCGGGATCGTCGTGTACGAGAACACCTGGGCCGCACCGTTCGTCGGTGCACTGCGCCGATCCGGAGCAGAGTTGGTCGCCAGCGGCCGCATCCCCGCTGCCGCCCTGCTCGCGTCACTCGACGCCGCCGAAGCCTGA
- a CDS encoding DUF2252 domain-containing protein, with protein MVPRRSKRCDATVANPANETPTIKPSNPTIAERAATGRAARKRSPRQSHGAWVAPADRADPIAVLEGQAVERVPELVPIRYGRMLASPFAFYRGAAAIMTADLASTSPTTGLTVQLCGDAHLSNFGVFGSPERRLVFDLNDFDETLPGPFEWDLKRLVASAEIASRENGYSPKQRRMIVAGTVQEYRSAMQQFAVQPHLAVWYASLDVDSILSGVGAHLQADARLNKALARARTRDSAQAYAKLAGTVDGRPRIHAVPPLIVPIEDLVPSGEAQTIYDQLAALVEQYGATLQADRRWLLSGYDLVHVARKVVGVGSVGTRAWILLLQGADDRDPLFLQAKEASASVLEAELQPSQYANHGERVVTGQRLMQAASDIFLGWVHTTGMDGRPRDFYVRQLRDWKGSVVVETMSADRMQAYTRLCGWTLARAHARTGDRVAIAAYLGAKPVLVDALCEFATTYADQNERDHAALRAAVDSGRVEAVTGL; from the coding sequence ATGGTCCCGCGCCGATCGAAACGATGTGATGCGACCGTGGCGAACCCAGCGAACGAGACGCCGACGATCAAGCCGTCCAATCCGACGATCGCGGAGCGCGCCGCCACTGGGCGTGCCGCCCGGAAGCGATCGCCCCGCCAGTCGCACGGGGCCTGGGTCGCCCCGGCCGACCGCGCCGACCCGATCGCCGTGCTGGAAGGTCAGGCGGTGGAACGGGTCCCGGAACTCGTGCCGATCCGCTACGGCCGCATGCTCGCCTCACCGTTCGCGTTCTACCGGGGCGCCGCGGCGATCATGACCGCGGACCTGGCCAGCACCAGCCCCACGACCGGCCTGACCGTGCAGTTGTGCGGAGACGCCCACCTGTCGAACTTCGGTGTGTTCGGCTCGCCGGAACGACGCCTCGTGTTCGACCTCAACGACTTCGACGAGACGCTGCCGGGGCCGTTCGAGTGGGACCTGAAGCGGCTCGTCGCCAGCGCCGAGATCGCCTCCCGGGAGAACGGCTACTCCCCCAAGCAGCGCCGCATGATCGTCGCCGGGACGGTGCAGGAGTACCGCAGCGCGATGCAGCAGTTCGCCGTCCAGCCGCACCTGGCGGTCTGGTACGCCTCTCTGGACGTCGACTCGATCCTGTCCGGCGTCGGTGCCCATCTGCAGGCCGACGCCCGCCTGAACAAGGCCCTGGCCCGGGCCCGGACCCGCGACAGTGCGCAGGCCTACGCGAAACTAGCCGGCACCGTCGACGGCCGGCCGCGGATCCACGCCGTACCACCGCTGATCGTGCCGATCGAGGACCTGGTCCCCTCCGGTGAGGCCCAGACCATCTACGACCAGCTGGCGGCCCTGGTCGAACAGTACGGCGCGACGCTGCAGGCCGATCGTCGCTGGTTGCTGTCCGGCTACGACCTCGTACACGTCGCACGGAAAGTCGTCGGGGTGGGCAGCGTCGGCACCCGGGCCTGGATCCTGCTGCTGCAGGGAGCAGACGACCGCGACCCGCTCTTCTTGCAGGCCAAGGAAGCCTCCGCATCGGTGCTGGAGGCCGAACTGCAGCCCAGTCAGTACGCCAACCACGGCGAACGGGTGGTGACCGGGCAGCGGCTGATGCAGGCGGCCAGTGACATCTTCCTCGGCTGGGTCCACACCACGGGCATGGACGGCAGGCCCCGCGACTTCTACGTCCGGCAGCTGCGTGACTGGAAGGGATCCGTTGTCGTGGAGACGATGTCGGCCGACCGGATGCAGGCCTACACCCGATTGTGCGGCTGGACGCTGGCCCGAGCCCACGCCCGTACCGGGGACCGGGTCGCCATCGCGGCGTATCTGGGCGCCAAGCCGGTGCTCGTCGATGCACTCTGCGAGTTCGCCACCACGTACGCCGATCAGAACGAACGGGACCACGCGGCGCTGCGGGCAGCCGTGGACTCCGGCCGGGTCGAGGCGGTGACGGGCCTGTGA